From the Alkalibacter rhizosphaerae genome, one window contains:
- a CDS encoding ABC transporter permease gives MKKSKNIDRFYPIFGVVVLLILWQAVVVIRQVPGYILPTPVEIGQALIGDHQLIYHHLQVTVYESLVGFAFAIALAFGLAVIMDSFEAVKKTLYPILVISQTIPIIALAPLFIIWFGFGVLPKIVIVIIVCFFPIAISLVDGMEAIDDDCLKLFETMKASKIQTLVHLKLPFSMSTFFAGLKIAATYMIMSAVIGEWLGGDRGIGVYMLRAKNAYALDRVFASILVIVALSVILIGIIDLISNRVLKWQNERNEE, from the coding sequence ATGAAAAAATCAAAAAATATCGATAGGTTTTATCCCATTTTCGGGGTCGTAGTACTCCTGATCCTTTGGCAAGCTGTTGTGGTGATCCGCCAAGTCCCCGGGTATATCTTGCCTACGCCAGTGGAGATCGGCCAGGCATTGATCGGTGATCATCAGCTGATCTACCATCATTTGCAAGTCACCGTCTACGAATCCCTGGTGGGATTTGCCTTTGCCATTGCTTTGGCATTTGGTCTTGCAGTGATCATGGACAGTTTTGAGGCGGTGAAAAAGACCCTCTATCCCATTTTGGTCATATCCCAGACCATTCCCATCATCGCGTTGGCGCCATTGTTCATCATCTGGTTTGGATTTGGGGTATTACCGAAGATCGTTATCGTCATCATCGTCTGTTTTTTTCCCATCGCCATCAGTCTGGTGGATGGGATGGAAGCCATCGATGATGATTGTCTGAAATTGTTTGAGACCATGAAGGCTTCCAAGATCCAAACCCTGGTCCATTTAAAATTGCCCTTTTCCATGTCCACCTTCTTTGCAGGATTGAAGATCGCTGCCACTTACATGATCATGTCCGCTGTCATTGGAGAATGGTTGGGTGGGGACCGGGGCATCGGCGTGTATATGCTTCGGGCCAAAAATGCCTATGCGTTGGATCGGGTGTTCGCATCCATTCTGGTCATCGTCGCATTGAGCGTGATACTCATTGGTATCATCGACCTGATAAGCAACCGTGTATTGAAATGGCAAAATGAAAGGAATGAAGAGTGA
- a CDS encoding thiamine-binding protein produces the protein MNNEIVNVSLQILPIGEEEISLERIDRVLEYIGSTGVKYLVGPMETTMEGPYHQLMDIVAKAQDICFKEGAGRVVSVIKVDAKKTGVTMDEKIKKYR, from the coding sequence ATGAACAACGAAATCGTCAATGTGAGTTTGCAGATTTTGCCCATCGGGGAAGAAGAGATCTCCCTGGAAAGGATCGACCGTGTTTTGGAATACATCGGATCTACTGGAGTGAAGTACCTGGTCGGTCCCATGGAGACCACCATGGAAGGGCCCTACCATCAATTGATGGACATCGTGGCAAAAGCCCAGGATATTTGCTTTAAAGAAGGCGCAGGTCGGGTGGTGTCCGTCATCAAAGTAGACGCCAAAAAAACAGGGGTGACCATGGATGAAAAAATCAAAAAATATCGATAG
- a CDS encoding TatD family hydrolase has product MFVDFHNHLHSYKDRLDEALCFIRKEGILTLDCTIHPEDYAFSRSIGRKSPYVISGFGIHPWEAHRFHENLEELEPMMKEAAFIGEIGLDFHWVTDKATYPAQRAVCDFMIRRSREMGKMCNLHTKGAETEVLALLKKYDHPKAVVHWYSGSRHVFDRLKDFGCCFTIGIDVHTSQQTKEMVEQLPLERILTETDGMETRQWLDGTPGFPEDIIHVVEAVAGIKGIPKEQVVETVYNTTLSLLKG; this is encoded by the coding sequence ATGTTCGTAGATTTTCACAATCATTTGCATTCTTATAAAGACCGGTTGGACGAGGCGCTTTGCTTCATCCGGAAGGAAGGGATCCTCACCTTGGATTGTACGATCCATCCGGAAGACTACGCCTTCAGCAGATCCATTGGTCGAAAAAGTCCGTATGTCATCAGTGGTTTTGGGATCCATCCCTGGGAGGCCCATCGGTTTCATGAAAATCTGGAGGAGTTGGAACCCATGATGAAAGAAGCAGCATTTATAGGAGAGATCGGTCTGGATTTTCATTGGGTGACGGACAAGGCAACCTACCCGGCCCAGCGGGCGGTTTGCGATTTTATGATCCGACGAAGCAGGGAAATGGGGAAGATGTGCAATCTCCACACCAAAGGAGCGGAGACGGAAGTTCTGGCTCTTCTGAAGAAATACGACCATCCCAAAGCCGTCGTCCACTGGTATAGCGGTTCCAGGCACGTTTTTGATCGACTGAAGGACTTCGGTTGCTGTTTCACCATCGGCATCGATGTCCACACATCACAGCAAACCAAAGAAATGGTGGAACAACTGCCTCTAGAGCGGATCCTGACGGAAACGGATGGAATGGAAACCAGGCAGTGGTTGGATGGAACTCCTGGTTTTCCAGAGGATATCATCCATGTGGTGGAAGCCGTGGCGGGAATCAAAGGGATCCCAAAAGAGCAAGTAGTAGAGACCGTCTATAATACGACATTGTCCCTGCTGAAAGGTTAG
- a CDS encoding ABC transporter ATP-binding protein: protein MITVKELFHAYEKGGAYAVHNANFTVEKGEVFGFLGPSGAGKSTTQGILTGLLPLQQGEVTVAGFDMRHPKREMFNKIGVSFEQSNAYGKLTALENLDFYRKLFDVPTVDPMKLLEMVGLDHVANKKTEEFSKGMKHRLTFVRSMINHPEMWFLDEPTTGLDPTIASQIKDIVKEENAKGTTVFLTTHNMFVADELCHRVAFIIDGEIKLIDSPRNLKLKYGEKMVAVEYMENAELKKETLSLVLEEEKNRLAQIIQKGNIQMMHTKEATLEEIFIKVTGRGLQ, encoded by the coding sequence ATGATCACCGTAAAAGAATTGTTTCACGCCTACGAAAAAGGAGGTGCCTACGCCGTCCACAATGCAAATTTTACCGTCGAGAAAGGCGAGGTTTTTGGATTTCTCGGTCCTTCCGGTGCCGGAAAGTCCACCACACAGGGCATACTAACGGGACTGCTTCCCCTGCAGCAGGGTGAAGTGACCGTCGCAGGTTTTGACATGCGGCACCCGAAAAGAGAAATGTTCAACAAGATCGGCGTATCTTTCGAACAGTCCAACGCGTATGGAAAGCTGACAGCATTGGAGAACTTGGATTTTTACAGGAAATTGTTTGACGTGCCAACGGTAGATCCTATGAAACTGCTGGAAATGGTGGGCTTGGATCACGTCGCCAACAAAAAGACCGAGGAATTCTCCAAGGGTATGAAACACCGCCTTACCTTTGTACGAAGCATGATCAATCATCCTGAAATGTGGTTTCTGGACGAACCCACCACAGGATTGGATCCCACCATCGCCAGCCAGATCAAGGATATTGTAAAGGAAGAAAACGCCAAAGGAACTACGGTGTTTCTGACCACTCACAACATGTTCGTCGCGGACGAATTGTGTCATCGGGTGGCATTTATCATTGACGGCGAAATCAAATTGATCGACTCTCCAAGAAATTTGAAGCTGAAATACGGCGAAAAAATGGTGGCCGTTGAATATATGGAAAATGCTGAATTGAAGAAAGAAACCTTGTCTCTCGTTTTGGAAGAGGAAAAGAACCGTTTGGCCCAAATCATCCAAAAGGGAAACATCCAAATGATGCATACAAAAGAAGCCACCCTGGAAGAGATCTTCATCAAAGTCACCGGAAGGGGGCTGCAGTAA
- a CDS encoding ABC transporter permease, translating into MAKLWTTFLKDAKLSFQGLYFYIEIGLALIFIAVMLFVVPENFDQNQKAFIFANVDESVLDQLSDEWSEVDPSYFVDSRKDLEAALEEDRSAVGVELRQEDGKLVFDFVLQGHESPAMKNLLKGTLEASFLTQIPGFDTQVEESVLEPDAKRLSDRENVLPIYLTVNMGLMGLFIIAAYIFLDKDEGVIKAYAVAPVRIWQYLASKVMIMMLMGILTSLLVVVALTGFKVNFILLLGLIVAFNFFGSALGLLLSSFFDSMTKAMGALYAAVMIMILPVISYFAPSFNPVWIRFFPTYPMMFSFRSLLLEDTNLAYMGMNIGLFLVLGVLLFIAAAARFKKSLTV; encoded by the coding sequence ATGGCAAAGCTTTGGACGACCTTTCTAAAAGATGCCAAGCTTTCCTTTCAAGGCCTTTATTTCTACATCGAGATCGGATTGGCGCTGATCTTCATCGCCGTCATGCTCTTTGTGGTTCCGGAAAACTTTGATCAAAACCAAAAGGCCTTCATCTTTGCCAACGTGGATGAAAGCGTATTGGATCAGTTGAGCGATGAGTGGTCGGAGGTGGATCCATCCTATTTTGTGGACAGCCGCAAGGACTTGGAAGCCGCTCTGGAAGAGGACCGCAGTGCCGTCGGTGTTGAACTTCGACAGGAAGATGGAAAACTGGTATTCGACTTTGTACTGCAAGGCCATGAGAGCCCTGCCATGAAAAACTTGCTGAAAGGAACGCTGGAAGCATCTTTTCTCACCCAGATCCCCGGTTTTGATACCCAGGTGGAGGAATCGGTACTGGAGCCGGACGCCAAGAGGCTGTCGGATCGGGAAAACGTTCTCCCCATCTACTTGACGGTCAATATGGGCCTCATGGGATTGTTCATCATAGCCGCTTACATATTTTTGGACAAGGACGAAGGGGTCATCAAAGCCTATGCCGTTGCTCCGGTGCGGATCTGGCAGTACCTGGCTTCCAAAGTGATGATCATGATGCTCATGGGCATTTTGACCTCCCTGTTGGTGGTGGTGGCTCTAACGGGCTTCAAGGTCAATTTTATCCTGTTGCTGGGATTGATCGTCGCCTTCAATTTCTTCGGCTCTGCGTTGGGATTGCTGCTGTCCAGTTTCTTTGACTCCATGACCAAGGCCATGGGTGCCTTGTATGCAGCGGTGATGATCATGATCCTGCCCGTCATTTCTTACTTTGCACCATCCTTCAATCCGGTGTGGATTCGATTCTTCCCCACCTACCCCATGATGTTCTCCTTTCGTTCCTTGTTGCTGGAAGATACGAATCTGGCATACATGGGCATGAACATTGGGTTGTTTCTTGTGTTGGGGGTACTGCTCTTTATTGCAGCTGCCGCCCGATTCAAGAAATCATTGACGGTTTAA
- a CDS encoding ABC transporter permease has protein sequence MKKILAIVRRDVKSGTRDWLILYLSIAPILFALVIKALIPGVESSTLNVVLLEDVDKELSGYVENYAEVEYVDSMEAMEERVLRMDDIYGVTEGESEVYRIIRQGNEVGDTHEVLSMLLDQLAYEEPVEMPVDVRFSDVGWEMSPLKLYGGNMIILFTTVLGGMLILLNLVEEKMSNTISAVNVSPVTRVEFVIGKGMLGFLLALLGSLAVVWILNFGAIRYDMLLVSLISIAFISVIIGFSIGVVHNEPIAAIASMKVTFVPVLASVFGAMYLPDKWQFVLYWSPFYWAYDSIRDILLQTADWPQVLRNSLLILVLTSLVFLALRKRISQGLR, from the coding sequence ATGAAAAAAATACTTGCTATCGTTCGAAGAGACGTAAAAAGCGGAACCAGGGACTGGCTGATCCTCTACTTGAGCATCGCCCCCATCCTATTTGCGTTGGTCATAAAAGCCTTGATCCCTGGAGTGGAGTCTTCCACCTTGAATGTAGTACTTCTGGAAGACGTGGACAAGGAACTGTCCGGCTATGTGGAAAACTATGCAGAAGTAGAATATGTGGATTCCATGGAAGCCATGGAGGAACGGGTCCTTCGCATGGATGACATCTACGGTGTAACGGAAGGCGAATCCGAAGTCTATCGTATCATCCGGCAAGGCAACGAAGTCGGCGACACCCACGAAGTCCTTTCCATGCTGCTGGATCAACTGGCTTATGAAGAGCCTGTAGAGATGCCCGTCGATGTCCGCTTTTCCGACGTTGGCTGGGAGATGTCTCCCTTGAAGCTATATGGCGGCAACATGATCATTCTTTTTACCACGGTCCTCGGCGGCATGCTGATCCTGTTGAATCTGGTGGAAGAAAAAATGAGCAATACCATCAGCGCCGTCAACGTCAGTCCCGTCACCAGGGTGGAGTTTGTCATCGGCAAAGGAATGTTGGGATTTTTGCTGGCCCTGCTGGGATCTTTGGCTGTGGTTTGGATCCTGAATTTTGGCGCTATACGATATGACATGCTGCTGGTCAGCCTGATCAGCATCGCATTTATCAGCGTGATCATCGGATTCAGCATTGGTGTGGTCCACAATGAACCCATCGCCGCCATTGCCAGCATGAAGGTGACCTTTGTCCCCGTATTGGCTTCGGTTTTCGGCGCCATGTACCTGCCGGACAAATGGCAGTTTGTATTGTATTGGTCCCCCTTCTACTGGGCCTATGACAGCATCCGGGACATTTTGCTGCAGACGGCAGACTGGCCTCAAGTACTTCGCAACAGTTTACTGATATTGGTATTAACATCGTTGGTTTTTCTTGCGCTGCGAAAGCGGATCTCGCAAGGTTTAAGATAA
- a CDS encoding DMT family transporter, protein MDTKLFFTKKRNIVLLAILCTLLWGSAYPGVKTGYELFAIETSDIYGKIAFAGYRFTLSGILVLIFHYLVYKKIEIPTKVQLPRVFFLGLMVTSLQYSLFYVGLANTTGINGAILNGTGTFFSVLLAHFIYADDRLNLRKALGTAVGFSGVVLINLAGNPDAPLQINYLGDGLLILAALMSAIGFIYSKKLSQSINSVTLTGFQLLFGGSVLVMIALANGTPFGASPPPPLYCSCICPF, encoded by the coding sequence TTGGATACAAAATTATTTTTTACAAAAAAAAGAAATATCGTATTGCTGGCCATTTTATGCACTCTGCTGTGGGGCAGCGCCTATCCCGGGGTAAAAACAGGATATGAGCTCTTTGCCATTGAAACATCGGACATCTACGGCAAAATCGCCTTTGCCGGATATCGATTCACCCTGTCCGGAATCCTGGTGCTGATCTTTCACTATCTGGTATATAAAAAAATCGAGATCCCGACAAAAGTCCAGTTGCCCCGGGTCTTCTTCCTGGGCCTGATGGTCACTTCCCTGCAATACTCTTTGTTCTACGTGGGTTTGGCCAACACGACAGGCATCAACGGCGCCATTCTCAATGGGACAGGCACCTTTTTTTCCGTCCTCCTTGCCCATTTCATCTATGCAGACGATCGGTTGAACCTGCGAAAAGCTTTGGGAACGGCCGTTGGTTTTTCCGGAGTGGTTTTGATCAACCTGGCCGGCAATCCGGATGCACCTTTGCAGATCAACTATCTGGGCGACGGACTCCTGATACTGGCCGCATTAATGAGTGCCATCGGCTTCATTTACTCAAAGAAACTCAGCCAGTCCATCAACAGCGTCACATTGACTGGCTTTCAGCTATTATTCGGTGGAAGTGTACTGGTCATGATCGCCCTGGCCAACGGAACCCCCTTCGGGGCTTCACCCCCACCTCCACTCTATTGCTCTTGTATTTGTCCTTTCTGA
- a CDS encoding EamA family transporter, whose protein sequence is MSFLTATAFSIWTTLFKYNRVSSISLYKFLIPIFGAVLSALFLGESLFRWVNLIALVLVSSGIYFVNKTR, encoded by the coding sequence TTGTCCTTTCTGACAGCCACGGCCTTTTCCATATGGACCACCTTGTTCAAGTACAACCGGGTCAGCAGCATCAGCCTGTACAAATTTTTGATCCCCATTTTTGGCGCTGTTCTCTCCGCACTCTTTCTGGGAGAAAGCCTGTTTCGATGGGTCAATCTGATCGCATTGGTTCTGGTCAGCTCCGGAATCTACTTTGTCAACAAAACCCGCTGA
- the speA gene encoding biosynthetic arginine decarboxylase — MNKTELLGRWTKEKSEELYGIKNWGAGYFSISDNGEVLVNPYRNNKESSISFMDMISGIRERGLDMPVLLRFENLLDAQISFLNESFLKAMKSLNYQGTYRGVYPVKVNQQQQVIEEVTKFGQRYHHGLEVGSKPELIAALAHLKDKEACLICNGYKDAEFIDLVLYAVKMGYKCFFVIEVPGELDLLMERSKALDIDPYIGIRIKLSAKAGGHWTDSGGDRSIFGLNMSQVITIVDQLKEHGKLDCLRLMHYHLGSQIPNIRDIRSAVLEATRVYAELVKEGAPMGYLDLGGGLAVDYDGSNTNYTNSRNYSVEEYCTDIVEAVMSILEPSEVPHPIIVTESGRTTVAYYSVLLFNVLDVEKLEEYELPDQLTEETPDQIKYLFEAYKGLTLKNIQECYNDGLYYRDQIREMFKHGTISLRQRSFSEKIFWSLISKIAKEKTKLKNPPPDLEDLESAIADIYYCNFSVFQSIPDSWAIDQLFPIMPLHRLTELPKRNGIIADITCDCDGKIDRFIDLHDVRSTLPLHELKNGDDYYLGVFLVGAYQETLGDLHNLFGDTNVVSVRIYPDGNYDFVKEIQGDSVADVLSYVEYDPKELLDRFRETAEDAVREGQINPTDRREIMRAYDTGLRGYTYYER; from the coding sequence ATGAATAAAACAGAACTATTGGGTCGTTGGACCAAAGAAAAATCAGAAGAACTCTACGGCATCAAAAACTGGGGTGCCGGATATTTTTCCATTTCCGACAATGGAGAAGTGCTGGTCAATCCATACCGAAACAACAAGGAATCCAGCATTTCTTTTATGGACATGATTTCCGGGATCCGGGAGCGGGGCTTGGACATGCCTGTTTTGCTGCGTTTTGAAAATTTACTGGATGCCCAGATCTCCTTTTTGAACGAATCCTTTTTAAAAGCCATGAAGTCCTTGAATTATCAGGGCACTTATCGGGGTGTATATCCCGTCAAAGTCAATCAGCAACAGCAGGTCATCGAAGAAGTGACCAAATTCGGCCAACGATACCACCATGGACTGGAAGTGGGAAGCAAGCCGGAGTTGATTGCCGCCCTTGCCCATCTCAAGGACAAGGAGGCCTGTCTGATCTGCAACGGATACAAGGATGCGGAGTTCATCGACCTGGTCCTTTATGCCGTGAAAATGGGCTACAAGTGCTTTTTTGTCATCGAAGTACCGGGAGAGCTGGACCTGTTGATGGAGCGAAGCAAGGCACTGGATATCGATCCTTACATCGGGATCCGCATCAAGCTCTCTGCAAAAGCCGGCGGCCACTGGACCGATTCCGGTGGAGATCGAAGCATTTTCGGACTCAACATGTCCCAGGTCATCACCATCGTCGATCAATTGAAAGAACATGGCAAACTGGATTGTCTTCGTTTGATGCACTATCACCTGGGATCACAGATCCCCAATATCCGGGACATCCGTTCCGCTGTTCTGGAGGCCACCCGGGTCTACGCAGAATTGGTCAAGGAAGGTGCTCCCATGGGATATCTGGATCTTGGCGGCGGTTTGGCCGTCGATTACGACGGATCCAACACCAACTACACCAACAGCCGAAACTACTCTGTTGAAGAATACTGCACCGACATCGTGGAAGCCGTCATGTCCATATTGGAGCCGTCGGAAGTGCCCCACCCCATCATCGTGACGGAATCGGGAAGAACCACGGTAGCTTATTATTCGGTACTCCTGTTCAATGTTCTCGATGTGGAAAAACTGGAAGAATACGAGTTACCGGATCAACTGACGGAAGAGACGCCGGATCAGATCAAGTACCTTTTTGAAGCATACAAGGGACTGACCCTGAAGAACATCCAGGAATGCTACAATGACGGTCTTTATTATCGAGACCAGATCCGGGAAATGTTCAAACACGGAACCATCAGCTTGCGCCAACGATCTTTCTCGGAAAAAATCTTCTGGAGCCTGATCAGCAAGATCGCCAAGGAAAAGACAAAACTGAAAAATCCTCCACCGGACTTGGAAGATCTGGAAAGCGCCATTGCCGACATATACTATTGTAATTTTTCCGTGTTTCAATCCATTCCGGACAGCTGGGCCATCGATCAGCTTTTCCCCATCATGCCCCTGCACCGATTGACGGAATTGCCGAAGCGAAACGGGATCATCGCCGACATCACCTGCGACTGCGATGGAAAGATCGACCGGTTCATCGACTTGCATGATGTGCGAAGCACCCTGCCCCTTCACGAACTGAAAAACGGGGACGATTATTACCTGGGCGTCTTTCTGGTCGGTGCCTATCAGGAGACCTTGGGAGACCTCCACAACCTCTTTGGCGATACCAACGTGGTCAGCGTGCGGATCTACCCCGACGGCAATTACGATTTCGTCAAGGAGATCCAGGGAGACAGCGTGGCAGATGTTCTTTCCTACGTGGAATACGACCCGAAAGAACTGCTGGATCGGTTCCGGGAAACCGCCGAAGACGCAGTGAGGGAAGGACAGATCAATCCAACAGACCGACGGGAGATCATGCGGGCTTATGATACCGGCCTTCGCGGGTATACCTATTACGAACGGTAA
- a CDS encoding rubrerythrin family protein, translating into MENSKTLKNLMDAFAGESQANRKYLAFSKKAAAEGKNNAAKLFKAASDAETLHALKHFEVAGKIKDTATNLQAAVDGENYEAESMYPEFLEAAKEEGNKEAIRTFTFALKAEEVHAKLYQEALENMDEEEEVFYYLCPVCGNIEKARPDTCFICGAPGDKFIKY; encoded by the coding sequence ATGGAAAATTCGAAAACACTAAAGAACCTGATGGATGCTTTTGCCGGAGAATCCCAGGCAAACAGAAAATATCTGGCTTTTTCTAAAAAAGCGGCAGCAGAAGGCAAAAACAATGCAGCCAAGCTGTTCAAGGCTGCCAGCGACGCGGAGACACTTCACGCGCTGAAGCACTTTGAAGTGGCAGGTAAGATCAAAGACACGGCAACCAACCTTCAAGCTGCAGTAGACGGAGAAAACTACGAAGCGGAAAGCATGTATCCAGAATTTTTGGAAGCTGCAAAAGAAGAAGGCAACAAGGAAGCCATCCGCACCTTTACTTTCGCCCTCAAAGCAGAAGAAGTCCACGCCAAGTTGTACCAGGAAGCCCTGGAAAACATGGATGAAGAGGAAGAAGTATTCTACTATCTCTGCCCTGTCTGCGGCAACATCGAAAAAGCTCGACCGGATACCTGCTTCATCTGCGGCGCACCTGGCGACAAGTTCATCAAATATTAA